One Tamlana carrageenivorans genomic region harbors:
- a CDS encoding OmpA family protein: MIKLLVSLLITLQCICAFSQQALTHEVYFETDKYDVPSTEENRLLLFISTLNDIQIESISIFGFCDDRGADNYNLILSQQRADAIKSIFSNNKISESLITNVDGKGKILLRIVKEEDILKIRGLNRKVEIIVEPKLPEPETIEEVKILNEEKEKTIIEKIKEGKKGDKIVFSTIHFKTGEVTINAESQRNLEEIADALVARKDIYFTIQGHVCCTQNTRDAVDIKTKKRNLSEARAEFVYNYFAKKGVSKKRMRHLGMRRKFPLGGDPKFDRRVEIVITYVDDQVK, from the coding sequence TCCAGTGTATCTGTGCTTTTTCGCAACAAGCACTGACACATGAAGTGTATTTTGAGACCGATAAATACGATGTTCCTAGTACTGAAGAAAACCGCTTACTTCTCTTCATTTCCACCTTAAATGATATCCAAATAGAATCCATTTCTATATTCGGATTTTGCGACGATCGCGGCGCCGATAATTATAATTTAATCCTTTCTCAACAACGTGCTGATGCCATAAAAAGCATATTTTCAAACAATAAAATAAGCGAAAGCTTAATTACTAATGTGGATGGCAAAGGAAAAATTTTACTCAGAATTGTAAAAGAAGAAGATATTTTAAAAATTCGAGGCTTAAACCGAAAAGTTGAAATTATCGTGGAACCTAAACTTCCAGAGCCAGAAACTATTGAAGAGGTTAAAATTTTAAATGAGGAAAAAGAAAAAACCATCATTGAAAAGATTAAAGAAGGTAAAAAAGGTGATAAAATAGTTTTTAGCACCATTCACTTTAAAACTGGTGAAGTTACTATTAACGCCGAATCTCAGCGTAATCTTGAAGAGATAGCCGATGCGCTTGTAGCCCGTAAAGACATTTATTTCACCATTCAAGGCCATGTATGTTGCACACAAAACACCCGTGATGCCGTAGATATAAAAACGAAAAAACGCAACCTTTCTGAAGCCCGTGCCGAATTTGTTTATAACTACTTTGCTAAAAAAGGGGTGAGTAAAAAACGTATGAGACACCTAGGCATGCGCAGAAAATTTCCATTAGGCGGTGATCCTAAATTTGACAGACGCGTTGAAATTGTTATCACTTATGTGGATGATCAAGTAAAATAA
- a CDS encoding GNAT family N-acetyltransferase encodes MTLDIKLKSFEALTTQELYDVLQLRSEVFVVEQDCVYQDIDGKDQKAWHVLGFKEDKLVAYTRIFKPGIYFDESSIGRVVVAKNERRHQYGYHIMEFSIDAIKTHFRESVIKISAQYYLKAFYSNLGFKAVGETYLEDGIPHIAMFYKL; translated from the coding sequence ATGACCTTAGATATCAAACTAAAATCTTTTGAAGCTTTAACGACACAAGAACTCTATGATGTACTGCAATTAAGGAGCGAAGTTTTTGTGGTAGAACAAGACTGTGTATATCAAGATATTGATGGTAAAGACCAAAAAGCATGGCATGTATTAGGGTTTAAGGAAGACAAATTAGTGGCTTATACACGTATTTTTAAACCAGGTATTTACTTTGATGAATCTAGTATTGGTCGTGTGGTAGTAGCTAAAAATGAACGACGCCACCAATATGGTTATCATATTATGGAATTTTCTATAGATGCTATTAAAACACATTTCCGCGAAAGCGTTATAAAAATTTCGGCACAATATTATTTAAAAGCATTTTATTCCAATCTTGGTTTTAAAGCCGTAGGCGAAACTTATTTGGAAGATGGTATTCCGCATATCGCGATGTTTTATAAGCTTTAA
- a CDS encoding cation diffusion facilitator family transporter has product MSHHHGHHHTHDHPDLKGRNLVISILLNIVITVAQVIGGILSGSLALLSDALHNFSDVISLIISYVANKLTKKKASFQKTFGYKRAEILAAFINAATLIIVAILLIIEAIKRFHKPEIIESNLVIWLSLIAIIGNGFSVLLLKKDSKSNMNMKSAYIHLLTDMMASVAVLVGGLLMKYYQLFWVDSVLTFAIAIYLIWMGFDLLINSTKVLMLFTPSSVPIEKIVAEINAFNSIKNVHHVHVWQLNEDEVHLEAHIDFSENITLSEFDAILHDIEDLVFKKYDINHVNIQPEYSKDDAKDVIVQD; this is encoded by the coding sequence ATGAGTCATCATCATGGGCATCATCATACTCATGATCATCCCGATCTTAAAGGTCGGAATCTGGTTATATCCATACTTTTAAATATTGTTATAACGGTTGCTCAAGTTATTGGTGGAATCCTTTCTGGAAGTCTAGCATTACTTAGTGATGCCTTACATAATTTTAGTGATGTAATTTCGTTAATTATTAGTTATGTCGCTAATAAATTAACCAAGAAAAAAGCATCATTTCAAAAAACCTTTGGATATAAACGTGCCGAAATATTAGCTGCTTTTATTAATGCCGCCACTTTAATTATTGTGGCTATTTTATTAATAATTGAAGCCATTAAACGTTTCCATAAACCTGAAATTATTGAATCTAATTTGGTTATTTGGTTATCCTTAATAGCTATTATAGGCAATGGTTTTAGTGTGCTTTTACTTAAAAAGGATTCTAAAAGCAATATGAACATGAAAAGTGCCTACATCCATCTTTTAACCGATATGATGGCTAGTGTGGCCGTGTTGGTTGGTGGATTACTCATGAAATATTATCAGCTTTTTTGGGTGGATAGTGTGCTTACTTTCGCTATTGCTATTTACTTAATTTGGATGGGTTTTGATTTGCTAATTAATTCTACCAAGGTTTTAATGCTTTTTACACCATCGTCGGTACCTATTGAAAAAATTGTGGCAGAAATTAATGCTTTTAACAGTATTAAAAACGTGCACCACGTTCATGTTTGGCAATTGAATGAAGATGAAGTGCATCTGGAAGCTCATATCGATTTTAGTGAAAATATCACCCTATCAGAATTTGATGCCATTTTACACGATATTGAAGATTTGGTTTTTAAAAAGTACGATATCAATCATGTAAACATTCAGCCTGAATACAGTAAAGATGATGCTAAAGATGTGATCGTTCAAGACTAA
- a CDS encoding S9 family peptidase: MISKILGLATLMLFFSCIKETKDVQKNVTHYSIKQFMDNESVYGGSFSADNNNVLVSSNLSGIFNVYSIPASGGEITPITSSDSTSIFSTSYFPNDNRILFSTDGNGNEITHLYVKQLDGSVQDLTPGENAKSSFYGWSGDEKYFYFGSNKRDPNYFDVYKLAIDDYTTTMIYQNNDGMEFSGISNDENFIALSKSINTNDYDLFIYNVKTKEINKINDHLSANMAQDFSEDNSTFYYTTDDGGEFSYLMAYDLQSKEKKKVMEKAWDISGISFTSKGSYMVVYVNEDGRNAVEVLDSKTMKPINLPDFKDSSITNIRFSKDEKWMCMYVGGTNKPSDLYTYNLETKEQHKLTNVLNDAINIDDLVTAKVIRYKSFDGTEIPAIYYAPHHASKDNQVPAMVWVHGGPGGQSRQQFSALIQYLVNHGYAILAVNNRGSSGYGKTFYKMDDKNHGEKDLKDCIEGKNWLAKQSEIDGNKIGILGGSYGGFMTMAALTSTPEEFKVGVNLFGVTNWMRTLKSIPPYWEAYRTSLYLELGDPFTADSVRLKRISPLFHADKVTKPLIVLQGSQDPRVLQIESDEIVEAVRKNNVPVDYVLFEDEGHGFRKKENQMEAYSRILKFLDTYLKNEPESTDTALK, from the coding sequence ATGATATCTAAAATTTTAGGTCTAGCCACATTAATGCTTTTTTTTTCTTGTATCAAAGAAACAAAGGACGTTCAAAAAAACGTCACGCATTATTCTATCAAACAATTTATGGATAATGAGTCCGTTTACGGTGGGAGTTTTTCTGCAGATAATAATAATGTACTGGTTTCAAGTAACCTGTCGGGTATTTTTAATGTGTACAGCATTCCGGCAAGCGGTGGCGAGATAACGCCTATTACAAGTTCTGATAGTACTTCAATTTTTAGTACCTCATATTTTCCAAACGACAACAGAATATTATTTTCTACCGATGGAAATGGTAATGAAATAACACATCTTTATGTTAAGCAATTGGATGGATCCGTTCAGGATTTAACTCCTGGTGAAAATGCTAAATCTAGTTTTTATGGCTGGTCGGGAGATGAAAAATATTTTTACTTTGGATCTAATAAAAGAGATCCAAACTATTTTGATGTTTATAAATTAGCGATTGATGATTATACTACCACCATGATTTATCAAAATAACGATGGTATGGAGTTTAGTGGCATATCTAACGATGAAAATTTTATAGCTCTATCAAAATCCATAAATACCAACGATTACGATTTATTTATTTACAATGTTAAAACAAAGGAAATTAATAAAATCAACGACCATTTGAGTGCTAATATGGCTCAAGATTTTTCAGAAGATAATTCAACGTTTTATTATACAACCGATGATGGTGGCGAATTTTCATATCTCATGGCATATGATTTACAGTCCAAAGAAAAGAAAAAAGTCATGGAGAAAGCTTGGGATATCTCAGGAATTAGTTTTACTTCAAAAGGCTCTTACATGGTTGTTTATGTTAACGAAGATGGCAGAAATGCTGTTGAGGTTTTAGATTCCAAAACCATGAAACCTATTAATTTACCAGATTTTAAAGACAGTAGTATTACAAATATCCGTTTTAGTAAGGATGAAAAATGGATGTGTATGTATGTTGGCGGCACAAACAAACCTTCCGATTTATACACCTATAATTTAGAGACTAAAGAACAGCATAAATTAACAAACGTATTAAACGATGCTATAAATATTGACGATTTGGTGACCGCTAAAGTGATACGTTACAAGTCTTTTGATGGTACCGAAATTCCGGCCATTTACTATGCGCCACATCATGCCTCTAAGGATAATCAAGTCCCAGCAATGGTTTGGGTGCATGGTGGACCTGGTGGGCAAAGTCGACAACAATTTTCTGCCTTAATTCAATATTTAGTCAATCATGGTTATGCGATTCTAGCCGTTAATAACCGCGGAAGTAGTGGTTATGGAAAAACCTTTTATAAAATGGATGATAAAAACCATGGCGAAAAAGATTTAAAAGATTGTATTGAAGGCAAAAATTGGTTAGCTAAGCAATCTGAAATAGACGGCAATAAAATAGGAATATTAGGAGGATCGTACGGTGGTTTTATGACTATGGCCGCATTAACCTCTACACCCGAAGAATTTAAAGTTGGTGTTAATTTATTTGGAGTTACCAATTGGATGCGTACTTTAAAGAGTATTCCACCTTATTGGGAAGCTTATAGAACCTCGTTATACTTAGAGTTAGGTGATCCTTTTACCGCCGATTCGGTACGTTTAAAACGTATTTCACCATTATTTCATGCCGATAAAGTAACTAAGCCTTTAATTGTTTTACAAGGTTCACAAGACCCTAGGGTGTTACAAATTGAATCGGATGAAATTGTTGAAGCAGTGCGTAAAAACAATGTGCCTGTAGATTATGTTTTATTTGAAGATGAAGGTCATGGTTTTAGAAAAAAGGAAAATCAAATGGAAGCATACAGTCGAATTCTGAAGTTTTTAGATACTTATTTAAAAAATGAGCCAGAATCAACCGATACTGCTTTAAAATAA
- a CDS encoding RpiB/LacA/LacB family sugar-phosphate isomerase: MTISIGNDHAGTEYKFAIKELLEAKGYTVNNHGTDAHDSVDYADFVHPVATDVVNKTSTYGILICGSANGVAMAANKHQKIRAGLCWNKEIVHLIRSHNNANILCIPARFTAIPQALEMVDVFLNTEFEGGRHQTRIDKIPVSC; this comes from the coding sequence ATGACAATTTCTATAGGTAACGATCACGCAGGAACAGAATATAAATTTGCTATTAAGGAACTTCTTGAAGCTAAAGGTTATACTGTAAATAACCATGGAACCGATGCACATGACAGCGTTGATTACGCCGATTTTGTACATCCAGTGGCCACCGATGTTGTTAACAAGACCTCTACTTATGGTATTCTTATTTGTGGTAGCGCTAATGGTGTGGCTATGGCAGCAAACAAACATCAAAAAATTCGTGCTGGTTTATGCTGGAATAAGGAAATTGTACATTTAATAAGAAGTCATAATAACGCTAATATTTTATGTATTCCAGCTAGATTTACTGCCATTCCACAAGCTTTAGAAATGGTAGATGTGTTTTTAAATACCGAATTTGAAGGCGGACGTCACCAAACTAGAATAGATAAAATTCCTGTTTCTTGCTAA
- a CDS encoding sugar phosphate isomerase/epimerase family protein produces MIFKKLKIKLVLILLALNFACFKNTKQIRIEDISPWCIVSFDSLERQPKARIAMLKTMGFSKYGYNWKENHLSYIEEEFALAKANNLEIVSIFLWLNAKRDSIGKLSALNEQLFNKLKLIDNKPEIWLSFSDNYFENLSQEEALNRAISYIKFVKEKADQVGCGIALYNHHGWFGNPDNQVDIIKKLPEYDLKMVYNFHHAHDYLDDYPRILKKIKPYLTYVNLNGLRKDGPKILTIGEGDYEYDMIKTLLDEGYYGPWGILGHIKTEDVEVVLQRNMAGVERINQRLIDDIK; encoded by the coding sequence ATGATTTTTAAAAAATTAAAAATTAAGCTGGTACTAATTTTACTGGCTCTAAACTTTGCTTGTTTTAAGAATACAAAGCAGATTCGTATTGAAGACATATCACCTTGGTGTATCGTGTCGTTCGATTCTCTAGAACGCCAACCTAAGGCACGTATTGCCATGTTAAAAACTATGGGGTTTTCTAAATATGGTTACAATTGGAAAGAAAATCATTTATCCTATATTGAAGAAGAATTTGCTCTTGCTAAAGCCAATAATTTAGAAATTGTATCCATTTTTTTGTGGTTAAATGCCAAAAGAGATAGCATCGGAAAATTAAGTGCTTTAAATGAACAGTTATTTAATAAGCTCAAATTAATTGATAATAAACCAGAAATATGGTTGAGTTTTAGTGATAATTATTTTGAAAATTTATCGCAAGAAGAAGCTTTAAACCGTGCCATCTCATATATCAAATTTGTAAAGGAAAAAGCTGATCAAGTAGGATGTGGTATCGCATTATACAACCATCATGGCTGGTTTGGAAATCCTGATAATCAAGTCGACATCATTAAAAAATTACCAGAATATGATTTAAAGATGGTGTATAATTTTCATCATGCTCACGATTATTTAGATGATTATCCAAGGATCTTAAAAAAAATAAAGCCTTATTTAACTTATGTTAATTTAAATGGATTACGAAAAGATGGTCCTAAAATATTAACCATAGGTGAAGGTGATTATGAGTACGACATGATTAAAACGCTGTTAGATGAAGGGTATTATGGACCTTGGGGTATTTTAGGTCATATTAAAACCGAAGATGTAGAAGTTGTTTTACAAAGAAATATGGCGGGCGTAGAGCGAATAAATCAACGATTAATTGATGATATTAAATAA